AAgcgattcaaccctccgaccttcaacggcAATGTAAAGGATCTGTGGTTGGTGGAGTCGTGGTTGGCCATGATGGAAGCGTTGTTTGAGGACatctataccctcgagaaggataaagttcaccCAGCAGCTCACTGTTTCCAAGGGTCGGCTCGATTGTGGTGGACTCAAGCGAAAAAGAGTCACTCGTTGGATCTCGCTTCCGtcacttgggaggcgtttcgggagatgctatTGATGGAGTATTTTTCCGAGAGTGACAAGCGGAAGATCAAAGAAGATTTTCACAAGTTAAGACAAGGTAGCCAGtcggtgcgggagtacgagagggagttcacgCACCTAGTCAACTGCGTGCCGAGCTCAGTTCACGGCGATAGGGACCGGGCGGAGGCTTTTGAgtgcgggttgcgacccgaaatattcaaggttattcatgcgttccgcttgaagacctatgaggaggtACTTGACCACGCGCTTTAGGTGGAGCGCGGCAATGCTATTGCGCGAGAGGAGTGCGAAGCATTCGAGATGGACAAGGAAAGGGATAAGTCCAAGAAAAGGGCGGCTAGTGGATCtgcggggcagtcgagttctaagcaACCCCCTCGACCTCAGCGATCACAGTGGCGAGGAGGCAGGAGTCAGACACAGAGCCAGACTACCTACCCGTCCGTGATATGTGGCGGAGACCATAGAGTTACTGCTTGCCCTCAGCGGGAGGGGCGGTATTTCCAATGCGGCCAGGCGGGCCACATAGGCCGAGAGTGCCCAGGCGGTGCATCACCTGCTTCGTCATCAGCTTCAGTTCAGTATACTcagcgacagctggcgggactgccacccgctaTGTCTGCTGGACGTTCATCAGcgcctcgtcagccggaggcctctcgagcacctagtgggcgggtatttgccactcaggtggaggagcagccggcGGTACCAGAtgatgtggtggcaggtattatcctTATCAGAGGCGCTAGAGCTAGGACATTatttgacacaggtgcatcgcattcatgcATAGCGACgtcatttgcacaagctcatgACATAGAGGTCACGCATAATAAGGACTATTGGTCGGTGAATACACCAGAGCATTCGTTCCGTGTTTATGACGAGTGCTTATCTTGTCCAGTACAGAtcggtgattggattatgccgatagaCCTATTGGTGCTAAACAAAATGTGGGGCTTTAATGttatcttggggatcaattggctctctaagtattacgcggttatagattgtgaaagtaaggtgatcacattccataaacctaatcaagaagaattaGTATATCGGGCAtgtaaaagtaggcgcttcgcggcgaccgtatCGGCGGTGAgagcgaggaaaatgataaagggtggatgtgtagcctacttggcgacaatggtagaaGCGCAAAAGGAGCACCAGGATTTGGGGAGCATTTGAGTAGTGTGCGAATTTTcagatgtgtttccggcggagttaccgggattgccaccggaccaggaagtcgagttcgtcattgatttgattcctggggcggcgccaatttcgaaggctcttTATAGAATGGCACCAGTGGAACTTAAAGAGTTGAAGGCTcaattacaagacttgctcgataaaggctttgtacggccgagcgtgtctccgtggggagctccggtgctatttgtaaagaaaaaggatggcacgcttcgactttgcgttgattatcgcgagttgaacaaagtgacgatcaagaacaagtacccgttactgaggattgacgatttatttgatcagttgcaagggtcaagggtatattcaaagatcgaccttcaatcggggtatcatcagttgaagttacggcccaaggatgtgcacaaaacggcataccatacgcggtatggccacaacgagttcacggttatgccgtttgggcttattaatgccccggcagcctttatggacttgatgaatcgaatcttccgtccgctattggatcggtgcgtcgtggtattcattgacaacgtattggtatattctcagatcgaggaagaacacgaggagcatttgaggatcgtGTTGGAGACACTCCGAAAAGAAAAGCtatatgcaaaattaaagaaatgtgaattttggctttcggaggttactttcttgggtcacATTATATCCGGTGACGGCATCttggtagacccgaagaaagttgaggcaattaaagattggcctcgcccgacaagtgtaacGGAAGTTtgtagcttccttggacttgcgggctactaccggcggttcgtggaggggtttgctaagatagctactccactaacgcaccttacacacaaaggggtgaagtatatTTGGAGCCCCGATTGTGAGCGGAGCTTCGAGGTACCAAAGgaaaggttgacatcgaccccggtgcttgctctaccaACACCGGGGGAGAGCtatgtagtgtacagtgatgcttcttatatcggtctcgggtgtgttttgatgcagaatGGCCAAGTTATAGCTTATGCTTATAGCTTAtacttcgcgccaattgaagagttatgaaaagaactatccgattcacgaccttgagctagcggcggttatcttcgcgctaaagttgtggaggcattacttgtacggtgagTATTGTAAgatctacaccgatcacaagaatctcaaatacttgtttatccaaaaagagttaaatatgcgacaacggcggtggttggagttgctaaaggactatgatgtcactattctataccactCTGGAAAGgctaatgtcgtggccgatgctctaagtagaaagtcggcggagaatTTGACgacggcaattacaccccaaccggcattgcaaaaagagatgcaacggtttggtcttgaggttgtggcgccgggaatgccggcaacacttgccacatTGATTGTGTAACCAACCTTATTGGAGGAAATTAAAGAATTGCAAGTTTTCGAtgaatatctccaaaaggtgtggGGTAAAGTTGAAAGCGGTAATGCCAATGAATTTGGCATTGGGACCAACGGCGCACTACAATTcagaaatcgttggtgtgtgcccaaggacgataatcttcggagggcgattatgcaagaagcgcatcaatctccctatagcattctCACGGGCATAAAAAAGGACataggggagttcgtggcacaatgtctcacgtgccaacaagtaaaggcagaACGACGATTCCCGGCGGGGAAGTTGTAAAGTctatctatacccgtttggaagtggaaaaatatcacgatggactttgtgaccggTTTGCCAAGATCTCAAGCCGGgcatgatgcgatttgggtggttgtggaccggttgacgaaatcggcacactttttgccgatccacactacttggtcgggagacaagctatatagctcaagtatatctcgaggaggttgtgagactgcacggggttccggtgtcaataGTATCgaatcgggacccgaggttcacatcacatttttggaggagcttacaaggtgtattgggcacacggctcgactttagtacggcatttcatcttcaaagtgacggtcaatcagagaggactattcaaatacttgaggatatgtttcgagcgtgtgtacttgactacaagGGCAGATGGCATGGTCACTTACCAATGGCGGAATTCGTgtataataatagctatcaagaaagcatcgcgatggcgccatttgaggccctttatggaagaAAATATCGCTCGccgattcattggagcgatgtgggcgagagagttgCTCTTGGCCTCGAGGTGgttcgggaggcggaggagaaagttcgtcttGCCCGACAAAGACTTGCGACGACGCAATCtcggcacaagagttatgccgacaagcaaAGGAAAGATATAGAGTTCACGGTTGGAGACCATGTATTCTTgaaggtatcgccgatgcgagaaGTAAAACGGTTTGGAGTCCGTAGGAAGTTAAGTCCCCGGTATGTTGGACCGTATGAAATATTGGAACGGGTCggcgcggtggcgtacaagcttGCATTACCAACGAGGCTTGCTGGAGTGCacgatgtatttcatgtatccaaTCTCTGCAAGTATGTTCATGATCCGGAACATATTCTCTCGTATGTGCCGatggagcttcaagaggatacgaattacgaggagttcccggcattCATCGTCGATCGAGAAGTGAAAAAACTACGGAACCGTAAAATTTCGTATGTTAAAATCcattggagcaaccacgacgatcGGGAAGATACTTAGGAACTAGAGGACGTGATGAAAGAGCGTCATCCTCATCGCTTCGAAGAACTGAGTTGAGGTACGGATCTAGATTTCGATtaagtagtttcgcggacgaaactaattttaaggggtggagaatgtaacatattgaaagcTCGAGAGAGATTACCGAACTTTACCCAAATTGGGTTAAAGTGCCGATAAAAATGGTTGGACAAGTTCTAATTGGCTTTCCAACtgtgttggaagggttaaaagtgagtttaaaATAGTTAGAAAGATTTTTACGTTGTTCGGTGCGAAGTAGAATCGAAACAATGCGAAAAATTGTaatctgggcaaagtgtaccagtacaacattGCAAGCCAAGAGGAaatagctctcgggtttgagaaatttTGACTGTATTACCGGtaacacccctggtgtgtaccggtacacttttgcaaaacccgagagctgctctcgggtttgcctctgcgtaatcgtgttacTGGTGACACTTTGGTCAGTACCAGAATagtttggtctggcagcaacaataaagtctgttgcaaataagaatttttggggggcctagttgcaattgttgtaCACTATAAATGAACCCAACCCCTCTCCCCTTCTCAGCAAACACCtcaactctctccctctctcatttctctctttctctctctagagatcttgccCTAGAGTAAGGAGGAGAAGGCTTGGAAGGTTTTGGAGGAGGATTTTGAGGGTTTTGAAAGCTTTAGAAGGTCTCCATCAAGGTGGAACTTGGGAGGAGctagggctaaggtgagtttatgCAAGAAcacatctagggtttggatttttacccTAAGTTTTAGTGTTTTGGACTTCTTGCAAAGCTAGAAACTCTCTTGAGACCTTGAACCCATgaaaatccatggttttctcaaggtgctctcatggtggttaACTAGGGATCATGTTAGATGCACTAGGAAGGATACGAATGGCttagaaatggtattagagagcttcctagatgattctaaactagaATTTACTTAGTTACAAGATCAATCTAGGGAAAATCCatatatgacattgttagggcatggaatttggggcttttgccctagggcATTTTCGAGGTAAATTGATCTCAtgaaaacctaattaggggtatttccgacgcgttggtgcgtttggttcggccAAACGAAAAGACTATGTAAAGATATTgaataaaaagcctaatttggctctatTTTGGTACAGATCACCGCAGCAGGCGGaataggagtctaaaaatcacgagaatcGAACCCAACTCCTTTGCTACTattcgaggtggggggtgcactccggaatcgttggattcccttctatgtctatctCACCTTTTATTTGAGCATTATGtcaatagtcattcatgcatattagggttaattacatGGAAAAGATGGTTGGACTTCAATtacatgcttctaacgtagatgaacataaAGATTGATATGAACCATAGTGGACATGTTTGTGGAAccctatacttgtgtgaatgtgagaccgAGACTATGATAAtcgtaaacaaaggtgacattgacaatagagacaagattggcatcgAGAAATGACTCGTTAAACAAGATTTAACAATtaatggcattgtgacaagaATGACCTAAAgagtggcatgaataaataggtagaaacctattatgatagtggcattgtggctagtggctatacatttcctaagtgggaattggatcgatgctcacgataagtcttggcttgagggtggtagctccccctcatatggtgcgttccggaattgtcaccacggggagcacggtccctgaagacggtccctcgagtCTTGTAGTGCTTTGAGCCTCCCTGAatgaaagggattttgggttgtcaGTTATTAGGGTTAAcaagttaaccggtaagattgggtaaaagccaaagtaaaactATGGAGTATATGCATTTTAGTCACCGAAGTATATGCATTTTAGTcatgcgccatagctagtggccaccggagtatatgcattttagtcattccttttgggtacatgtatcaacttttattttgttgatctagAGATGTAAAAGTTGTAAACCTTTATGTATTTTGGGGTTGAATGATTAagatgtaaaagatattatgaatgaaaggaaaaagaatgtaataattTTAGTATactagtatttggtttaaatgtaatcaaatattatgtatggttgtatgttttaGCTTAGatctttcgcttccgttgttgcttgccctcgtgcaagccttgtataattgcaaatctctttgtttgattgcttaattatacttgttgttacagccttgggcgggcaggggaggccctatctattcggcgtctgttgacgtggcccg
The nucleotide sequence above comes from Ananas comosus cultivar F153 linkage group 17, ASM154086v1, whole genome shotgun sequence. Encoded proteins:
- the LOC109722893 gene encoding uncharacterized protein LOC109722893 translates to MAPRGCPSTRSAPAPPPEVPGQTGSDEVREMRAQVAALAGAMWQQGEQIGQLHELMAQQAAVAAPVSQDPPAPVAPERLLAVLTAFKRFNPPTFNGNVKDLWLVESWLAMMEALFEDIYTLEKDKVHPAAHCFQGSARLWWTQAKKSHSLDLASVTWEAFREMLLMEYFSESDKRKIKEDFHKLRQGSQSVREYEREFTHLVNCVPSSVERGNAIAREECEAFEMDKERDKSKKRAASGSAGQSSSKQPPRPQRSQWRGGRSQTQSQTTYPSVICGGDHRVTACPQREGRYFQCGQAGHIGRECPGGASPASSSASVQYTQRQLAGLPPAMSAGRSSAPQSSSATTATADTDRGKGVAS